The genomic stretch CTGGCGACGGAGAGCGGGGCCATGGAGCTCCTGCGCGAGTCAGCTCGGCGCATCACCGACGGCTCCAATCGCCTGACCGATGCCCTCCACGTCATGTGGCGCCTGCAGCGGGAAGGGGACTTCGACAGCGCCCGACAGCAGATGCGTGACGTGCTGGCCGTCGAGGTGGTGCCGTACTACCGAGACTTGGCCCAGGGACAGTTGGACGACATGACGGACGACCCGTGATGCTGTCCGCTGGCGGCTCCCGTCCTCGACAACCTGACTCGCCCCTTGCGCCCAAGGGTTCGACACCAGCTTGCGCGGTGGGGTCGACGTTGGGAGCATGCCCCCCTGCCCACATCTGACGGGGGGAACATGACCAGGTTGTTGGTGTTGCTGGTGGCCGCGCTGACGCTGCAGGGATGCGACCTTGAGCGCGAATCCTGTGCGAACGAAGAGCCCGGCACGATGACGTGTGGTGAGTATGCCGTGCTCCGGTGCAAGGCCGACAAGGAGGGGCGGCGGGAGTGGCACGTCGTGGACGAGTGCCTGGGGCGGAGCAAATGCGACCCGAGCTCGATGACATGCGAGTACCCATCCGACGAAGGGGGCGGGGGTAGCGCGTGCTGCAAGCGCTGTGGACCAACCAGTAAGCCCTGCGGCGACTCCTGCATCCCGACGGGGAATACGTGTCGTCAGGGGCCTGGGTGCGCTTGTTGAGCGCAGCTTATGGACCGAAGAAGTGCCCTCGGGCGCCTCGCGAGAACGCCGCCCCTTCTCTAGGGCATGACCAACTTCTCCCTGTTGTCGCTAGTCCTCGTT from Myxococcus guangdongensis encodes the following:
- a CDS encoding DUSAM domain-containing protein → MADRPDWDPFRALSLQVLRAGSPLVLTEDVRALLLRTAKEVAIRDAQAALATESGAMELLRESARRITDGSNRLTDALHVMWRLQREGDFDSARQQMRDVLAVEVVPYYRDLAQGQLDDMTDDP